DNA sequence from the Deinococcus seoulensis genome:
GGCCAGCGCCACCTGCGAGCGGGCGTACAGCACCTCCAGGCCGCCGGGCGTGCGCCGCCCACCCAGGTCGGTCGTGTAATCCTCCGCGCCAAAGTACGCCCAGCGCACGGCGTCCTCACGCAGGATCTCGTGGGCATTCCACACGCCGGCCCCCGTTTCCAGGCCCGCCAGGATCGGCAGGTTCAGGCCGTGCGTGGCCAGCGCGTTCACCACCAGGCGCACGTCGGCGGCACTCTCCAGTTTCGGGATGACCACCCCGGCCAGTTCCGGGGTCAGCACGTTCAGGTCATCCGCGAAGTACGGCGAGTGCGGGGCGTTCACGCGCAGGAACACCGGCAGGTGCGGCGCGGCCGTCATCAGGTCCCGCGCGGCGTCCCGCGCGACCGGACGGGCGGCGGCCTTCGCTTCCGGGGTGCCGGGCACGGCGTCTTCCAGGTCGATCACCACGGCGTCCGGCTGCGTGCGCGGCAGCTTGGCGATCAGGTCGGCGCGGTTGCCCGGCGCGAACAGCAGGCTGCGCGGGCGGGCCAGTCGGGCGCCACTCACGCGGGCCACCCGGCGCTGGGCCGCTTGCAGGAGAACAAACGAACGTTCGTTGACATGCCCCGAGGATAGCGGCTCCGGTGCCTTGCGGGGTCTGTGCCCCGGGATGCGGTGCGTCACATCTGCTTGAACGGCCCTGCGGAATGCAGGAAATTTAACACCATGATAACCAGAGTGATCATCCTGCTGGCAGCTCTGTACGGTCTGTGGACCTACGGAATCGACGGTATCCGCATCAGCCTCCAGGGCCAGACGCCACGCACGTACACCGCGCAGCAGGTCATCGACAGCGGCGTCGGCGGCGCCCGGTACGTCCGCATCACGGGATTCACGGACGGCACCTACGTCTACCAGACCCCGGACAAGGACAGCGACGACAAGACCCGCACCGTCAACCGCATCGAGTACGCCCTGCTGCCGGAACAGGAATTCAGCGCCAGCGTGAAAGCCGTCATGAGCGGCGAGCCGCACGTCACGCCCATTCACATCATGGCCAGCGACAGCCGCGTCAGCTCCGGCTGCCAGGCCGAGGAGAAAGAAGGCGGTGACGGCTGCCTCACCCTGGGCGAACGCACCATCGAGGGCATCGTCCGCACCGGCCCGGAAGCCATGACCAGCGAGACACGCGACCTGTTCAACGAGGGCGGCGAGTACAGGGTCAGTGACGACGTGCTGTACATCACGGAAGGAGACCGCCCGGCCGCACTGTGGGTCCCGATCCTCGTGACCGTCGCCCTGACCCTCCTGAGCCTGCTGATGCTGCTCACGTTCGTGCCGACCGGACGCCGCGCCACCTGATCCGGACTCCGATTGAATGGGCTGCAAAGATCATTCAATCCGAGCGGATGCGAGTAGGAGAGAAAGCGGGCTGCCGGACGTGGAGTGAACAGATCGGTGGTGTTCCGATCTGTTCACGAAACAAACGGCAGTCCGTATGACCCGGACTCCGACCGGCTGCGGGTGGCCCGCCCCCGCCTGCCTAGTTTCCGGCATTGACCCGGCGCGGGCGCGGCGCGTACACTTCCCGGCATGAACGCGGCGAACAACAACGTGAATGATGATCCCTGCTAGGGGACGTCACGCCGCATACCGCGCCCCCGACCCCACCACGGAGTCGGGGGCTTCTTCATGAACAAGGAGACGCACCGCATGACCACCGAAGCCACCCCCGAACAGCCCGCCCAGCAACGCCTGCCCCGCACCCTCACCCGCGACCTGAACCACCACGACGGCCAGACCGTGCGCCTGCAGGGCTTCGTGCATGCCCGCCGCGACCTGGGCGGCGTGCAGTTCGTGGTGCTGCGCGACGTGAGCGGCGTCACGCAGTGCGTCGGCAAGGGCCTGAACCTGCCGCTCGCGGAGAGCAGCGTGGAGGTCACGGGCACCGTCAAGGCGCACCCCAAGGCGCCCGGCGGGTTCGAGGTGCAGATCAGTGAGTTCCGCGTGATCAGCGCCGCCGTGGAGGCCAGCCCGGTCGAGATTCCCAAGATGGAATGGAACGTCAACCCGGAAACCATGCTCGACTACCGCGTGGTGACCGTGCGCGGCCTGAAGGAACGCGCCGCGCTGAAGGTGCAGGCCGAACTGGTCGCCGCGTTCCGGGATCACCTGATGACCGAGGGCTTCACCGAGATCAGCACGCCCAAGATCGTCTCGGCCGGCGCGGAGGGCGGCGCGAACCTGTTCCCTATCGACTACTTCGGACAAGGCGCGTACCTCGCGCAGAGCCCGCAGCTGTACAAGCAGATCATGGTCGGCGTGTTCGAGCGCGTGTTCGAGGTCGCGCCCGTGTACCGCGCCGAGGAGCACGCCACCAGCCGTCACCTGAACGAGTACCTGAGCCTGGACGTCGAGATGGGCTTCATCGAGGACGAGGAAGACGTCATGAGCCTGGAGAACCGCCTGCTGGCGAGCATCATGACCCGCCTGAAAGCCACCTCGCAGGCCGAGTTCGACCTGCTGGGCGCCACCATTCCCGACGTGCCCGCGCACATTCCGCGTATCAGCCTGTTCGATGCCCGCGCCCTCGTCACCGAGAAGTACGGGCATCAGGTGGGCGGCAAGGACCTCGACCCGGAAGCCGAGCGTCTGCTGTGCCAGCACTACGCGGAAACGGAGGGCAGCGACTTCGTGTTCGTCACCAAGTACCCCCGCGCCGCCCGACCGTTCTACGCGCACCCGGACAGCAACGCCGACGGCAGCCTCAGCAGCGAGATCACGCGCGGCTTCGACCTGCTGTTCCGCGGCATCGAGATCACCTCGGGCGGCCAGCGCATCCACGACCACGCCATGCTGATGGACTCCATCGCCGCGTACAAACTCAACCCCGAGTCGCTTTCGGGCTACACCGAGGTCTTCAAGTACGGCATGCCCCCCCACGGCGGCTTCGCCATCGGCGCCGAACGCCTCACCGCCAAACTGCTGGGCATCAGCAACGTCCGCTACGCCCGCGCCTTCCCCCGCGACCGCCACCGGCTGACGCCCTGAGGGGCGTGGGTGATGGCCGATGGTCGACGGCCGATAGCTGATGGTCGATGGCTGATAGGCAGGCTCGCCCCGTGACGGGTGGGCCTGTTTTCGGTTGCGGGCGGGTGTACGCTGGAACCGTCCCCATCCAGCCCCCCCGGCCCCGGAGGAACCACCATGCGCGCACCTGCCGTCCGACCCGCCCTGATCCTGAGCGCCGCGCTGCTGGGCTGCGCCGGCACGCACGCCCTGGCCGCCTGCGACCCCGCCGGGTTCATGCCGCCCGGCACCCGCACGTACCGCCTGACCACGCAGGGCCAGAGCAGCACCTTCACGTCCCGCGCCCAGGTGAAGGGCAACACCGTGACCGTCCAGACCACCACGGGCGGCCAGACGACCAGCAGCACCTGGACCTGCACGGGCAGGGGCATGACCGCCACCATCGGCGCCGGTAAGGGCGACCTGCGGCTGGAGGCCGGATTCTACCCGCCCACCTCTGCCTGGAAGGTCGGGTACGCCTGGACCAGCGACGGGAAGGTGCAGGCCAGCGGCGGCATGAACATGCAGAGCCGCACCCGCAGCCGCATTGCCGCGCAGGAGAAGGTCACCACGCCCGCCGGGACGTTCACTGCGCTGCGCGTCGAGACGACGACCACCACCACCATGACCCCGCCCGCCGGGGCTGACCTGCCGCCCGGCATGGACCTGAACAAACTGATGGGTGGCGACACCCGCAGCACCGCGTGGTACGTGCGTGGCGTCGGTCTGGTCAAGCAGACCATTCCGTCCGCGCAGTTCAGCATGGTCCTGACGAAGTACACCCGCTGACCCTGGCCGGCCCCGCCGCGACTGGGCTACCATTCCCGGCATGACCGACCCCACCCGAGGCAGCAACGAACAGGCCCTGAACGAGGAATTCGCGCAGTTCAGCGTGGACGGGCAGCGACTGTACGGCCTGCTGCACCGCCCCACCGGAGACGCGCCCGCGCAGGGCTGGCCCAGCGTGGTCATCCTGCACGGCTTCACCGGCAACCGTGGCGGCGACCACCGCCTGCTGCCGCTGCTGTCCCGTTTCCTTGCGGCGCGCGGCGTGGCCAGCCTGCGCTTCGACTTCCGGGGCAGCGGCGAGAGCCACGGCGATTTCAGCGAGATGACCGTCACCCGCGAGGTGCAGGACACCCAGGCCGCCTTCGAGTACCTGCGCCGTCAGAGCGGCATCGACCCGGAACGCACCATGCTGCTGGGCTTCAGCATGGGCGGGCTGGTCGCTGCACTCAGCGCGCCCCTGGTCCGCCCGCACCGCCTCGCCCTGTGGGCACCTGCCCTGCCGGAACTGTGGCTGCCGTTCCTGCGGGGCGGGTTCCTGCCCGCCACCGTCACCGATTACAACGGCTGGCCGCTGGGCCGCGAGTTCCTTCAGGAAATGACCCGCCTGCGCCCCCTGGAGGCGGCCGCCGCGTGGCAGGGCGAGGCCCGCGTCTTCCACGGCGACGCCGACCAGACCTGCCCCCCCGAATTCGGCGTGCGCTACGCCCAGGCGCTGCGCTGCGAGGCCGTCGCCATTCCCGGCGCGGGCCACACCTTCGACTCGCTCGAACAGGTGGACCTGCTGTACCGCGAGACGGCGCGCTTCCTCACCGGGGGGTGAAGGGGAAGTGGGGAGCGGTGCGCGGGAAGTCGGGGCTGTTCCCGCCCACATCCCACTCCCCAGTTACCCGTCCGAGCGGGCGACCCAGATGGTGTGCCACGCGCCCCGGCCCTCGCGGGCGCGGGCGCGGCGCACCTCGGTGTGATACCCGGCCCTTTCCAGCGCGGCCGTGAAGCGCGGCACGGCCTCCACGCTCCAGACGGCCAGCAGCCCGCCGGGCGTCAGGGCGGCGCGGATGGCGGCCAGACCGCGCGGCGAGTACAGCCAGTCGTTGCCATGCTGGGTCATGCCTTCCGGGCCGTTGTCCACGTCCAGCAGGATCGCGTCGAAGGTCCGCCGCGAGGCGCGGATCAGGTCGGCCACGTCGCCCACGTGCACGCGGGTGCGCGGGTCGGTCAGCGGGTACCCGGCGGCCTGCCCGAGCGGGCCCCGGTTCCAGTCCACGACGGCGCCCACGAGTTCCGCGACGGTGACGGTCGCGTCCGGCCCGGCGCTGCGCAGCGCGGCGGCGAGCGTGAAGCCCATGCCCAGCCCTCCCACCAGGACGTGCGCGGCGGCGCGGCCCGCCACCTGCGGCACGGCGTACTCGGCCAGCGCCTCCTCGCTGGCGTGCTGGCGGCTGTTCATGAGTTCGCTCACATACCCGCTGATGCGGATGCTGAACTCGTTCTCCCGCTGCCACAGTTCCAGCTGATCGGAACTGCCGGGAATGGGCGCGGCGCCCAGCGGCACCCAGGCTTTCAAGCGCGCACCGGGCGGGGGGAGGCTGGGCAGGAGGGAAGGTGGGCGTGCGGCATCCGGCCAGTGTACCTGCCTGCCCCGCCTACAGCCCGATCAGGGCGCCCAGCGCGGCCGCGCCGATCACGACCAGCGCCGGGTTCACGCGCGTGCGGGTCAGCAGCGCGAACGCGGCGGCAGCGATGACGGCGCCCGCCACGTTCTGCACGCTGCCGCGCGCCAGGACCAGCACCCCGGCCAGCAGCACGCCCCCCCCGAACGGCAGCAGGGCGCTGCGGATGGTGGGCAGCCACTTCCAGCCCAGCAGGCGCCTCCAGGCGAGGGCGGCGGCGGCGCTCAGCAGCGCGGTGGGGCCGTAGAAGCCCAGCGTGGCGGCGGCCGCTCCGGCCCACCCGCCCGCCGCGAAGCCGTAGTGGGTCATGGCGAGCATGTTCGGTCCGGGCATGACCTGCCCCAGCGCGAACCCGCTGGCGAGCGTCCCTGGCGTGATCCACTGCCGCTGCCCGACCAGCACCCGTTCGATCTCGGCCAGGTTCGCCCCGCCGAAACTGATCAGCCCCAGCCTCGTGAAGGTCAGCAGGATATCCAGCCAGTTCGCCCCGGCGTCCGTCACGGCTGCTCCTGCGGGCGGGGGCGGTGCAGGATCAGGCCCGCGCCCACCACGACCCCCAGCACCGGCAGCAGGTCCAGGCGCAGCAGGCCGATCCCGGCGAAGGTCGCCAGCGCCAGTGGCCACCCGCCGCGCAGGCCACCCACGACCCGCAGGACCGGCAGGGCCGCCGTGAGCATGACCGCCAGGGCCGCACACGCCGCGCCGCGCAGCGCACTCTGAAGCGGTGCGGGCAGCCCGCCGGGCAGGCCCAGCGTGACGACCGTGACGGCCAGCATGGCGATCAGTCCGGGCGTCAGGACACCCACGACCGCCCAGAGCGCGCCGGGCCAGCCGCGCAGGCGCGCGCCGATCATGGCGGCCAGATTCACGGCGTTCGGGCCGGGCGTCAGTTGCGCCAGCGTGTACGATTCCGCGAAGTCCAGTTCGGTCATCCAGGCGCGGCCCAGCACGGCGCGGCGCATGTGGGCGGGCAGGCCCCCGCCGATGCCCACCATCGCCACGCCCGCGAACACCCGCAGCAGGTCCGCGTGCGTGGGCGTGACCGGAACCGGCGCCGGTGGGTGGTGGGGTGCGTCCTCCGGCGGGGCGGGCGGCGGGGCGGTGGGAGCACTCATCTGAACTCCGGTTGAACAGCATCCAACCCGGGCAGAGCGAGCAGGAGAGAAGCGGATTCCGGGCGCGGAGTTGGCACCCCGGTGCCGTGCCGGGGTGTGAACGCAACAGACGGAATCCGTTCCATGGCCCGAGGCTACTCCCGGCCCCGCCGCTCGGGCGTGACTGTCGGGGGAACACCCGTGCACGCAACGCACGCAATCCCACCCACCCGCGCGGCCCGGCCCAGCACTACGCCAACTGGCTGATTCCGTCCGTATGAATTCGCCCGTGGCGTATCCTGCGAGGCACGATGACCACCTCACCCCCGGACGCCGCCGTGCACGTTCGCGACCTGCGCAAGGCCTACGCCGTCCACGAGAAGGAACCCGGCTTCATGGGCAGCCTGCGCTCGTTCGTGAGCCGCAAGACCCGGCAGGTCGAGGCGGTGCGCGGCGTGAGTTTCGACCTGCACCCCGGCGAGGTCGTGGGGTTCCTCGGGCCGAACGGGGCGGGGAAGACCACCACACTCAAGATGCTCTCGGGCCTGCTGCACCCGTCGGGCGGCGAGGCGCGCGTGGCGGGCTTCGAGCCCCGGCGGCGCGAGGCGGCGTTCCTGCGGCAGATCACGCTGGTCATGGGGCAGAAGCAGCAGCTGATCTGGGACCTCCCGGCGCTGGATTCCTTTCTGGTCAATCAGGCGATCTACGAGATCCCGGACGACCAGTACCGCGCGACCATGCGTGAATTCACGGATGTGCTGGGCCTGGACGGCATCCTGAAGAAGCAGGTGCGCAAGCTGTCGCTGGGCGAACGCATGAAGTGCGAACTGGCCGCCGCGCTGCTGCACCGACCCAGGGTGCTGTTCCTGGACGAACCGACCATCGGACTGGACGTGAACATGCAGGAAAGCGTGCGGGCGTTCGTGCGCGACTACAACGAGCGGTACGACGCGACCGTGATCCTCACGAGTCACTACATGGCGGACGTGACCGCCCTGGCCCGCCGCATCCTGGTGATCGACCAGGGCGCACTGGTGTTCGACGGCGACCTGGGCAGCCTCGCCGGGCAGGCCGGGGCGGGGAAGACCATCCGGTTGCAACTGCGGTCCCCCGTGACCGCTCAGGTGCTCGCCGGGTACGGGCAGGACGTGAGTGTGGACGGCCTGAGCGCCCAGCTGAGCGTGCCGCGCGCCGAGGTCAGCGAACGCGCCGCGCGGCTGCTGGCCGACCTGGACGTGGCCGACCTGACCGTCGAGGACCCCAGTATCGAGGCGATCATGGCTGACCTGTTCGGGCACCGCACGCCCCCCGCGCCCGCACTGGAGACCGTGTGAGCCGCCCCGGCCCCCTGAACACCGCGCGGGTGCTGTTCGCCACGCATTTCGCGGAGATGGCCGAGTACCGCGCCGAGGTCGTCATCTGGATGCTGTCCGGCACGCTGTCGCTGGTCATGATGCTGGTCTGGATGGCGCAGGCGCAGGCCGCGCCCGGCGGGCAGATTCGCGGCTACGACGCCGCCGGGTTCGCCACGTACTTCCTGAGCACCTGGCTGGTGTCGCAACTGCTGGTCGTGTGGGTCGCGTGGGAACTGGATTTCGAGATCCGGCAGGGCACCCTGTCCCCGAAACTGCTGCGCCCGCTGGACCCGATGTGGACGCATTACGCGTCGCACGTCGCCGAGCGGCTGGTCAGGATCGTGCCCATGCTGGTGCTCGTCACGGCGTTCGCGCTGCTGTCCGGCGCGCGTTTCACGACCGAGTGGTGGGCGTACCCGGCCGCGCTGGGCCTCGCGGCACTGGGCTTCACGGCGCGCTTCCTGTACGAGTACGCCATCGGCCTGCTGGCCTTCTGGACCGAGAGCAGCACCAGCTTCCAGGAACTCGCGTGGCTGGTGTACGCCGCGCTGGGCGGCATGTTCGCCCCGCTGGACTTCTACCCCGCCTGGGTGCAGAACGTGGCCGTCTGGACGCCGTTCCCGTACATGCTGGGCCTCCCCGCGCAACTCCTGGCGGGCAAGGCCGGACCCGACGACGCCCTGCGCGGCGCGCTCGTCATGCTGGGCTGGCTGGTCGTGTTCTGGTTCCTGCGACTGGCCGTCTGGCGAGCTGGCCTCAAAAAGTACGGCGCGGTGGGAGCATGAGGGTCGATGGTGAACGGTTGATGGTTGACAGAGGCTGGTGCGCTCTTCCATCAACCATCGACCATCAACATTCAACCCGCATCACGCCCAGGTGTGCCGCGTGACGCGCTACCTGCGGCTGCTGCGGATCTTCACGGGCGCGACCCTGTCGGCGCAGCTGGAGTACCGCGCGAACTTCGTGGGGGCGCTGCTGGCCAGTCTGGGCGAGGTGGGCGTGGCGCTGCTGGGCCTGGGGATCGTGTTCGGGCAGCCCGGCATTACCAGCGTGGGAGGCTGGTCGTTCCGGGAGGCGCTGCTGGTCACGGGGTTCTTCATGCTGACCGAGGGCGTGATCAGCGTGTTCATCCAGCCGAACATGAGCAAGATCGCGGACGCCATCCGCACCGGCAGCATGGACTTCACGCTGCTCAAACCCATCGACGCGCAGTTCGGGGTGAGTACCCGGCACCTGAACGTGCTGCGCGCGCCCGACCTGCTGATCGGGCTGGGCCTGATCGCCTACGCCGCGTCGGGCCTGAGCGTCACGGCGGGCGGGGTGCTGGGCGCGGCGCTGCTGTACGCCTCGGCGGTCGTGATCGTGTACTGCATCTGGTTGGCGCTGAGCACCACGGCGTTCTGGTTCGTGAAGACGCAGAACGTCGCGGAACTGTTCAACGGCGTGTTCGGCGCGGCCCGCTTCCCGGTGTCGGCCTTCCCGCTGCCCGTGCGGGCGTTCCTGACGTTCGTGGTGCCGGTGGCGTTCATCACGACCGTGCCCGCGCAGGCCATGACCGGCGAACTGGCCTGGAGCGTGGCGCTGGCGTCGCCGGTCGTGGCGGCCGCGCTGTTCGTGGTGACCCGCCTGTTCTGGCTGCGCGCGGTCGGCAGTTACACCAGCGCGAGCAGCTGATGCCCACAGGTCCGGGCGCCGGAGAGGCCCCAGGCTGGGAGGCCCCCACCTGGCAGACACTGGGCCTGAGCCGCCCGCGCGCCCTGCCCCTGACCGGCGCGGCCCGCGAGCGGCTGGCGCACCTGACCGAACTGCGCGACATCGACTCGCCCGCCGCAGCCGACCGCGCCGGGGCCGAGTACGCCGGGGAACGCTGGCTGGCGCCGGACCTGCTGGGCGTGCGCCCCTGGCTGCCGCCGGGCACGCCGCGCCGCGAGGTGCCGGGCGCCGTCCTGAACGGCGAGTGGACCGGCTTTCTGGCGCTGCTGGGAGAGTACGGCCCCTGGGTGTACGCCGCCGACGTGCGGGCCTTGCAGGAACTCTCGGGTGCGTACGCCGCGCTGGTGCAGGCCGCGCAGACTGCCCCCGAGGACGTGGCGCTGCACGCCGCCGCGCGCTCGCTGGCCGACGCGCCACACCACACGCTGCTGATCCGGCTGGAAGCCACGCCGTACCGCCGCCCCGAACGTCCCGCGCGGTGGTGGCCCGCGCGCTGGTGGTCGTGGGGGCGACCCGGAAGGCAACCTCCCGCCGACGCCGCCACGCTGGTCGAACTGGAACGCGCCTTCTGGACGCTGGTGGCCGCGCACGCCCAGGACCGCCGCGCCGCCTGGGTCGCCCGCCGCTAGGGTGCCCCGGTCTGGGGTGCTCCGGTCGGGGGTGGGCATCCTCGCCGGGGACTTTAAGCGTGCGTTCACGTCCCTGCCGGATTGTCGGTTGCGGCCGACTGTGCCCCCCGCCGCCGCATTACATTCTCCGCATATGACTCCCGGCGCTACCGATCAGACCCCCATCCTGCTGCAACCCCTGACCCTGCGTGACATGAAGCTGCGTAACCGCGTGGTCGTGTCTCCCATGTGCATGTACTCCGCCGACGGCGGCCTCGCCAACGACTTTCACCTGGTGCACCTGGGGCAGTACGCGCTGGGCGGCGCGGGCCTGATCATCACCGAGGCGGCCGCCGTGAGTCCCGAGGGCCGCATCAGCCCCGAGGACCTGGGCCTGTGGGAGGACCGGCACATCACGCCGCTGGGCCGCATCACGGACTTCGTGCACGAGCACGGCGGGCAGATCGGCATTCAACTGGCGCACGCCGGACGCAAGGCCAGCACCTACGCGCCCTGGCGCGGACGGGGCGCGGTGCCCGAGGAACGCGGCGGCTGGCAGGTCATCGGCCCGGCCGACGAGCCGTTCAGCGACACCTTCCCCACGCCCCGCGCCATGACCGAGGACGACATTCATCGCGTCACCGACGCCTTCGCGCAGGCCGCGCGCCGCGCCGAGATCGCCGGATTCGACACGGTCGAGATCCACGCCGCGCACGGCTACCTGCTGCACCAGTTCCTGTCGCCCCTGGCGAACACCCGCACCGACGGGTACGGCGGCAGTTTCGAGAACCGCACCCGCCTGCTGCTGGAAGTCACGCGCGCCGTGCGCCGCGTGTGGCCCATGCACAAGCCCCTGCTGGTCCGCCTGAGCGCCACCGACTGGGCCGACGGCGGCTGGGACGAAAGTCAGACGGCCGTGCTGTGCGGCCTGCTGGCCAACGAGGGTGTGGACGCCGTGGACATCAGCAGCGGCGGCCTGACGACCGCGCAGCAGATCACCGTGCAGCCCGCCTATCAGGTGCCGTTCGCCGCGCAGGTCCGGGCCGCCGCGCCGCACCTGAAGGTCATCACGGTCGGCATGATCGACACCCCGGAACGCGCCGAGGAAATCCTGCGTAACGGCGACGCGGACCTGATCGCCCTGGCCCGCCCACTGCTGGGCGACCCCCACTGGGCCGAGGCGGCCGCCCAGCGCCTCGGCGCCGAACGCGACCTGATCCCGCAGTACGCCCGGGGCACCCGCACCACCTGACCGGCGTTCCGGTCCTGCCCTGCGTTACAGGAACGCCGGAACGGAATCCGTGAACTGCCCGTCGAGCAGGTGCAGCGTGCGGTCCGCGAAGGCGGCGAGGCGGTCGTCGTGCGTGACGAGCAGCACGCCCGCCCGTTCCTGCCGCGCGAGACCCACGAGCAGTTCGGCCACGGCGTGCGCGTTGCTCCGGTCGAGACTGCCCGTGGGTTCGTCCGCCAGGACCACGGCAGGCCGGGCGGCCAGGGCGCGTGCCACCGCCACCCGCTGGCGTTCCCCGCCGCTCAGGACGCCGGGCAGGCTGTCCTCGCGGCCACCCAGACCCACGCGGGCCAGCAGGTCGCGGGCGCGGGCCTCGTCGCGCGTCCCGGCCAGCCTGGACGGGATCAGCACGTTGTCCAGCACGTTCAGGTCTTCCAGCAGGTAGTGATGCTGGAAGACCAGTCCGATCCGCCCGGCGCGGCGCGTGGCGCGCACCTGCGTGTCCAGCGTGTCGACCCGCTCCCCGGCCCACCAGACCTCGCCGCTCTGCGGGACATCCAGGCCGCCCAGCAGGTGCAGCAGCGTGCTCTTGCCGCTGCCGGATGGGCCGGTCACGGCGACCACCTCGCCCGGCATGACCCGCAGCGACACGCCACTCAGGGCCGTCAGGGTGCCGTACGTCTGGCGCAGGTCGCGGGCTTCCAGGGCGGCGCCCTGCGTGTGGGCGGTGTCTGCGGGTGGCTGAGTCGTCACGCGCGCATGCTAGAGCACGCGCCGGTGAACGGGTGTGCGGCGCGGCCTGCGGTGGGCGGCGCAGACTGTATTTCGGTCGTTTGTCAAGCTAGGATGCGCCTTATGGCTCGGATGGACGATCTCAGACACTCTCCGCTTTTTCATGACGTCCCCCTGGAGGCCCTCCAGGAGGCGATGCAGGTCATCACCGAACGCCGCTACTACCCCGGTCAGGTCATCCTGGAACAGGACGCCGAGGGCGAGGCGCTGCACCTGATCACCAGCGGCGTCGTGCGCGTCTCACGCATCAGCCTGGGCAGCCGCGAGCGCGTCATGGGTGACGTGTACGCGCCGGGCGTGATCGGCGAGACGGCCGTGCTGGGCGGCGGTGAACGCAGCGCCACCGTCCGCGCCCAGACGGACGTCACGACCCTGATGCTGTACCGCTCGCACTTCAAGCAGATTCTCAAACGGCACCCGCAGGTCCTGTGGAACCTGAGTGCCATGCTGGTGCAGCGCGTCACGTTCCTGAACGACGAACTGATCGCCTTCGGCCTGAACACCGAATCCGCCCTCAGTCACGTGTTCACCAGCCTGTACCGGCAGCGCGTGCAGGCGGGCGTACCCGACCCGCAGGTGCTGCCGCTGTCCACGCAGGACATCATGGCCCGCATCTCCAGCAGCCGCGAGACCGTGTCGCGCGTCATGCGCAAACTCGACGGGGCGGGCCTGCTGACGTACACCAGCGCGCAGGTGACCCTGATCGACCCGGACGGCCTGGAGAACATCGCGCTGGACGACAGCGACAGCCCCGACTGAGGCGCCATCCGGCGGGCCACCCGGGGGCTGCCCTCCGGTGGGTTGCCCGCCGGGTGTCTGCCCGCTGTGTGTCTGCCCAATGGATGTCTGCCCAATGGAGGTCTGCACTATGCTGCGCGCATGAAACTGGCACGCATGATGCACGGCAATCAGGCCCGCTGGGGCGAACTGGACGGCGACACGCTGCACCTGACGGGCGGCATGGGCGGCCCCCGCACGGGCGAGCAGGTCCCGCTGGACCGCGCGGCGCTGCTGGCCCCGGCGGAACCCAGCAAGATCGTCTGCGTGGGCCGCAACTA
Encoded proteins:
- a CDS encoding HpcH/HpaI aldolase/citrate lyase family protein; this encodes MSGARLARPRSLLFAPGNRADLIAKLPRTQPDAVVIDLEDAVPGTPEAKAAARPVARDAARDLMTAAPHLPVFLRVNAPHSPYFADDLNVLTPELAGVVIPKLESAADVRLVVNALATHGLNLPILAGLETGAGVWNAHEILREDAVRWAYFGAEDYTTDLGGRRTPGGLEVLYARSQVALAARLTGVPALDIVVTALNDPDRFREDGALGRALGYAGKLCIHPAQVALAHDLFGATDAEKTRAHALLNAAQEAAQQGHGAFSFEGQMVDEPMLAAARAILAQEVG
- the aspS gene encoding aspartate--tRNA(Asn) ligase; translated protein: MTTEATPEQPAQQRLPRTLTRDLNHHDGQTVRLQGFVHARRDLGGVQFVVLRDVSGVTQCVGKGLNLPLAESSVEVTGTVKAHPKAPGGFEVQISEFRVISAAVEASPVEIPKMEWNVNPETMLDYRVVTVRGLKERAALKVQAELVAAFRDHLMTEGFTEISTPKIVSAGAEGGANLFPIDYFGQGAYLAQSPQLYKQIMVGVFERVFEVAPVYRAEEHATSRHLNEYLSLDVEMGFIEDEEDVMSLENRLLASIMTRLKATSQAEFDLLGATIPDVPAHIPRISLFDARALVTEKYGHQVGGKDLDPEAERLLCQHYAETEGSDFVFVTKYPRAARPFYAHPDSNADGSLSSEITRGFDLLFRGIEITSGGQRIHDHAMLMDSIAAYKLNPESLSGYTEVFKYGMPPHGGFAIGAERLTAKLLGISNVRYARAFPRDRHRLTP
- a CDS encoding alpha/beta hydrolase family protein, whose product is MTDPTRGSNEQALNEEFAQFSVDGQRLYGLLHRPTGDAPAQGWPSVVILHGFTGNRGGDHRLLPLLSRFLAARGVASLRFDFRGSGESHGDFSEMTVTREVQDTQAAFEYLRRQSGIDPERTMLLGFSMGGLVAALSAPLVRPHRLALWAPALPELWLPFLRGGFLPATVTDYNGWPLGREFLQEMTRLRPLEAAAAWQGEARVFHGDADQTCPPEFGVRYAQALRCEAVAIPGAGHTFDSLEQVDLLYRETARFLTGG
- a CDS encoding spermidine synthase encodes the protein MKAWVPLGAAPIPGSSDQLELWQRENEFSIRISGYVSELMNSRQHASEEALAEYAVPQVAGRAAAHVLVGGLGMGFTLAAALRSAGPDATVTVAELVGAVVDWNRGPLGQAAGYPLTDPRTRVHVGDVADLIRASRRTFDAILLDVDNGPEGMTQHGNDWLYSPRGLAAIRAALTPGGLLAVWSVEAVPRFTAALERAGYHTEVRRARAREGRGAWHTIWVARSDG
- a CDS encoding chromate transporter; this encodes MTDAGANWLDILLTFTRLGLISFGGANLAEIERVLVGQRQWITPGTLASGFALGQVMPGPNMLAMTHYGFAAGGWAGAAAATLGFYGPTALLSAAAALAWRRLLGWKWLPTIRSALLPFGGGVLLAGVLVLARGSVQNVAGAVIAAAAFALLTRTRVNPALVVIGAAALGALIGL
- a CDS encoding chromate transporter, translated to MSAPTAPPPAPPEDAPHHPPAPVPVTPTHADLLRVFAGVAMVGIGGGLPAHMRRAVLGRAWMTELDFAESYTLAQLTPGPNAVNLAAMIGARLRGWPGALWAVVGVLTPGLIAMLAVTVVTLGLPGGLPAPLQSALRGAACAALAVMLTAALPVLRVVGGLRGGWPLALATFAGIGLLRLDLLPVLGVVVGAGLILHRPRPQEQP
- a CDS encoding ABC transporter ATP-binding protein, coding for MTTSPPDAAVHVRDLRKAYAVHEKEPGFMGSLRSFVSRKTRQVEAVRGVSFDLHPGEVVGFLGPNGAGKTTTLKMLSGLLHPSGGEARVAGFEPRRREAAFLRQITLVMGQKQQLIWDLPALDSFLVNQAIYEIPDDQYRATMREFTDVLGLDGILKKQVRKLSLGERMKCELAAALLHRPRVLFLDEPTIGLDVNMQESVRAFVRDYNERYDATVILTSHYMADVTALARRILVIDQGALVFDGDLGSLAGQAGAGKTIRLQLRSPVTAQVLAGYGQDVSVDGLSAQLSVPRAEVSERAARLLADLDVADLTVEDPSIEAIMADLFGHRTPPAPALETV
- a CDS encoding ABC transporter permease, which translates into the protein MAEYRAEVVIWMLSGTLSLVMMLVWMAQAQAAPGGQIRGYDAAGFATYFLSTWLVSQLLVVWVAWELDFEIRQGTLSPKLLRPLDPMWTHYASHVAERLVRIVPMLVLVTAFALLSGARFTTEWWAYPAALGLAALGFTARFLYEYAIGLLAFWTESSTSFQELAWLVYAALGGMFAPLDFYPAWVQNVAVWTPFPYMLGLPAQLLAGKAGPDDALRGALVMLGWLVVFWFLRLAVWRAGLKKYGAVGA